The Denticeps clupeoides chromosome 5, fDenClu1.1, whole genome shotgun sequence genome includes a region encoding these proteins:
- the phospho2 gene encoding pyridoxal phosphate phosphatase PHOSPHO2, whose protein sequence is MGARGASAHAHLSPASPRSKPVPKGKETISSSSLLLLAIRTMKTLVVFDFDHTLVDDNSDTWVVRSTPDKRLPDWLTSSYENGRWTEYMGRVLAYIGDQAIGPDSLREVMETIPFTDGMVELLTFIAEHKRDLDCIIISDSNSMFIEWILGAAGVQAAVDEVFTNPASIDGRGYMVVRCCHSHDCSRCPVNLCKKKALQDFTDSQGERGVRYQRRCYVGDGRNDLCPVECLSEDDVAMPRKGYALERLLSKVAAEDGASFRPRVVGWTSGKEIIAELDALIGRAG, encoded by the exons ATGGGAGCGCGGGGCGCTAGTGCGCATGCCCACCTCAGTCCTGCGTCCCCGCGGTCGAAACCGGTCCCGAAAGGAAAGGAGACGATATCGAGTTCATCGCTTTTACTTTTGGCCATACGCA CTATGAAGACATTGGTCGTGTTCGACTTCGATCACACTCTGGTGGATGACAACAGTGACACGTGGGTGGTCAGGAGTACCCCCGACAAGCGCCTGCCTGATTGGCTGACGAGCTCCTACGAGAACGGCCGCTGGACCGAGTACATGGGCCGGGTGTTGGCCTATATCGGCGACCAGGCCATCGGGCCCGATTCGCTGCGTGAGGTCATGGAGACGATACCGTTCACCGATGGCATGGTGGAGCTCTTGACCTTCATCGCCGAACACAAGCGTGATCTCGACTGCATCATAATCTCAGACTCCAACTCCATGTTCATTGAGTGGATCCTCGGGGCAGCCGGGGTCCAAGCTGCAGTCGACGAAGTCTTCACGAACCCGGCCAGCATCGACGGCCGTGGCTACATGGTGGTGCGCTGCTGCCACTCGCACGACTGCAGCCGGTGTCCGGTGAACCTGTGCAAGAAGAAGGCCCTGCAGGACTTCACGGACAGCCAGGGCGAACGGGGCGTGCGGTACCAGCGGAGGTGCTACGTCGGCGACGGCAGGAACGACCTCTGTCCCGTCGAGTGCTTGAGCGAAGACGACGTGGCGATGCCGCGGAAGGGGTACGCCCTGGAGCGACTGCTGTCCAAAGTCGCCGCCGAGGACGGGGCGTCGTTTCGGCCCCGCGTCGTGGGATGGACGAGCGGGAAGGAAATAATCGCGGAGCTGGACGCGCTCATCGGTCGAGCGGGCTGA